One Leisingera sp. M658 genomic window carries:
- a CDS encoding aromatic amino acid ammonia-lyase: protein METLKLDGASLTVEDLDRAAHGTWQLDLAPEGLARMSRTHALVARAIAGKIPVYGVTTGLGARATEVLGADALADFSLQTLRGRAHAIGPLAAPEVVRAGLIVRLNTMLGGYSAARPEVARHIATCLNAGLVPVTGSVGSIGAADLVLNAATGLALIGEGEMYASDGSVGPSAELMQAHGITPLKLAPRDGLALANHSCATAARAALTVSKAATAFEAVQTSAAMSMEGFRANTGPLDETIMSIKPHPGHLKAAAGLRNRLAGSALLESGQARRLQDPLSFRNVAQIHGTAKTALDRAMGCVQIEISSASDNPIALAEREKLVSCGAYFTSEITSAAETLSRSFVPLAMAQLARAAKLLNPEFSGLPSFLAMPDSASNGFAPVMKVAESLVAEIAHAAQSVPVWPSVNANGVEDCLTGSPAAVSALDRIADNVFHLTSIELLIACQAIELRKGSGNCGRFLAGMNNQVRKISPVLREDRPLAKDIEHLSATLKEKLIAFCPPDASG from the coding sequence ATGGAAACGCTAAAACTGGATGGCGCGTCGCTGACGGTTGAGGATCTTGACAGGGCCGCGCATGGGACCTGGCAGCTGGACCTCGCTCCGGAAGGGCTTGCCAGAATGAGCCGGACACATGCGCTGGTCGCGCGGGCCATCGCAGGAAAAATCCCGGTTTACGGTGTGACAACCGGATTGGGGGCGCGGGCGACCGAGGTATTAGGCGCAGACGCACTCGCCGATTTTTCACTGCAGACGCTGCGGGGGCGTGCCCATGCCATCGGGCCATTAGCTGCGCCCGAAGTGGTGCGGGCAGGGTTGATCGTCCGGCTGAACACGATGCTTGGCGGATACAGCGCAGCCCGGCCCGAGGTCGCCCGGCATATCGCCACCTGCCTGAATGCGGGTCTTGTCCCGGTGACTGGTTCTGTGGGGTCAATCGGTGCGGCGGATCTGGTGCTGAATGCCGCAACCGGGCTTGCGCTGATCGGCGAAGGCGAGATGTATGCCAGCGATGGCAGCGTCGGCCCCAGCGCCGAACTGATGCAGGCACATGGGATTACGCCCTTAAAGCTAGCGCCGCGCGACGGGCTGGCGCTGGCCAACCACTCCTGTGCAACTGCCGCCAGGGCCGCGCTGACCGTGTCCAAAGCCGCAACCGCCTTTGAAGCGGTGCAGACTTCTGCCGCGATGTCGATGGAAGGGTTCCGGGCAAACACCGGTCCTTTGGATGAAACCATTATGTCCATCAAGCCGCATCCCGGCCATCTGAAGGCAGCAGCGGGCCTGCGCAACCGGCTGGCTGGCAGTGCGCTGTTGGAATCCGGCCAGGCCCGGCGCCTGCAGGATCCGCTGTCGTTCCGCAATGTTGCGCAGATCCATGGCACGGCCAAAACTGCGCTGGACCGGGCCATGGGCTGCGTGCAAATCGAGATCAGCAGCGCCAGCGACAATCCGATTGCTCTGGCCGAACGCGAGAAATTGGTGTCTTGCGGCGCCTATTTCACATCCGAGATTACCAGTGCCGCCGAAACCCTAAGCCGGTCGTTTGTCCCTTTGGCAATGGCACAGCTTGCCCGCGCCGCCAAACTTCTGAACCCCGAATTCAGCGGTCTGCCCAGTTTTCTGGCAATGCCGGACAGCGCATCCAACGGGTTCGCCCCGGTCATGAAGGTGGCTGAATCCTTGGTGGCCGAGATCGCGCATGCCGCCCAATCGGTGCCGGTTTGGCCCAGCGTGAATGCAAATGGGGTGGAGGATTGCCTGACAGGTTCCCCGGCCGCCGTCAGCGCGCTGGACAGGATCGCTGACAATGTCTTTCACCTGACGTCGATTGAATTGCTGATTGCCTGCCAAGCGATAGAGCTTCGCAAAGGCAGCGGCAATTGCGGCAGGTTTCTTGCTGGTATGAACAACCAGGTCCGAAAGATCTCGCCCGTGCTACGCGAGGACCGGCCGCTTGCCAAAGATATCGAGCACCTGTCAGCCACCCTGAAAGAAAAACTCATCGCTTTCTGCCCCCCTGACGCAAGCGGATGA
- a CDS encoding ATP-binding protein, with product MFFKWLKRYMPRSLYARAALILVVPIVALQIVVSVVFIKRDLEDVTVQMTATIQREFELLRQVADSAPDQEAALAQMGPLLQPLKMQARFLPPGAPLPEDQFSLIEFSGRVVREELEKTFPGFLAARFPADRTVQVYFGSAHGLMELSFDRRRVTAAAPHQLIVTMLLFGFLMMLISFLYMRNQLRPIKRLANAAEAFGRGRAVPYSPAGALEVRAAGSAFLDMRARLERQIEQRTLMLSGVSHDLRTPLTRMKLELAMLDEEDAAPMLRDVDEMQALLDAFLDFSRGAAVSEPEPVDPQELVRTIISDWQRQEKQVTLGGMSGAGEVMLRRQPMRRAVENLISNAVRYGSQARVSVAMTERSMRIRVEDDGPGIPASQRGDAIRPFTRLDPARNQDRGSGVGLGLAIVADIARAHGGTLRLGESTDLGGLKADIVIAR from the coding sequence ATGTTCTTCAAATGGCTCAAACGATATATGCCGCGCAGTCTTTATGCCCGTGCGGCTTTGATCCTGGTGGTGCCCATTGTGGCGCTGCAGATTGTGGTGTCGGTCGTGTTCATCAAGCGCGATCTGGAGGATGTGACCGTGCAGATGACGGCCACCATTCAGCGCGAGTTCGAGTTGCTGCGCCAGGTGGCGGACAGCGCCCCGGATCAGGAGGCCGCATTGGCGCAGATGGGGCCGCTGCTGCAGCCGCTGAAGATGCAGGCGCGGTTTCTGCCGCCCGGTGCGCCGCTGCCGGAGGATCAGTTCAGCCTGATTGAGTTTTCCGGCCGGGTGGTGCGCGAAGAGCTGGAAAAGACGTTTCCGGGGTTTCTCGCGGCGCGGTTTCCGGCGGACCGCACGGTGCAGGTCTATTTCGGCTCGGCGCATGGGCTGATGGAACTCAGCTTTGACCGCCGCCGGGTAACTGCCGCAGCACCGCATCAGCTGATTGTCACCATGCTGCTGTTCGGCTTTCTGATGATGCTGATTTCCTTCCTTTACATGCGCAATCAGCTGCGCCCGATCAAGCGGCTGGCCAATGCGGCCGAGGCGTTCGGGCGCGGCCGGGCGGTGCCCTATTCGCCGGCCGGCGCGCTGGAGGTGCGGGCGGCCGGCAGCGCCTTTCTGGATATGCGGGCCCGGCTGGAGCGCCAGATCGAGCAGCGCACGCTGATGCTGTCGGGGGTTAGCCATGATCTGCGCACGCCGCTGACGCGGATGAAGCTGGAACTGGCGATGCTGGACGAGGAGGACGCCGCACCGATGCTGCGCGACGTGGATGAAATGCAGGCGCTGCTGGATGCATTCCTGGATTTTTCCCGCGGGGCTGCAGTCAGCGAACCTGAACCGGTGGACCCGCAAGAGCTGGTCCGTACCATCATCAGCGATTGGCAGCGCCAGGAAAAACAGGTGACGCTGGGCGGGATGTCCGGCGCGGGCGAGGTGATGCTGCGCCGCCAGCCGATGCGGCGGGCGGTGGAGAACCTGATATCCAATGCCGTGCGCTATGGCTCCCAAGCGCGGGTTTCTGTGGCGATGACCGAGCGCTCCATGCGGATCCGGGTCGAGGATGACGGCCCCGGCATACCAGCCAGCCAGCGCGGCGATGCCATCCGCCCGTTTACCCGGCTGGATCCGGCCCGTAACCAGGACCGCGGGTCTGGTGTTGGTCTGGGGCTGGCGATTGTGGCGGACATAGCACGTGCCCATGGCGGCACCTTGCGGCTGGGCGAAAGCACGGATCTGGGCGGGCTGAAGGCTGACATCGTAATCGCGCGCTGA
- a CDS encoding ornithine cyclodeaminase family protein, with translation MARIEIEYLGQPEVDRVALSNDDILDAVEQTLVAAGRNKTVIEPRMHLTPDPAFNGHFNVLRGYVAPLDYAGVKIVGDYVDNYKQGLPSELALLNLFCPRTGAPRAVIDAAGITDMRTGALTALGAKWLGPKTPKILGHVGARGTSYWNVRLLDHLFDFEEIRIHSRRPESREAFAERLRQDLGKDVTVTTSWQSCLEGADILVEATRLNTPAPMFNRAWVKPGAFVVPYGTMSTLPLDFIEGFDKLVMDDLGQMRAGHLGALRPHIDAGLVSEETFYAEIGEIAAGLKPGREADSETILFWHRGMSTSDIALGAKILERARELGIVQNLLYRDA, from the coding sequence ATGGCGCGCATAGAGATCGAATACCTGGGACAGCCGGAAGTGGACCGGGTGGCACTTAGCAATGACGACATCTTGGATGCGGTTGAGCAGACTTTGGTTGCAGCCGGCCGGAACAAAACCGTCATTGAGCCGCGGATGCATCTGACGCCGGATCCGGCGTTCAACGGGCACTTCAATGTGCTGCGCGGATATGTGGCGCCGCTGGACTATGCAGGCGTCAAGATCGTGGGGGATTACGTCGACAATTACAAACAGGGCCTGCCGTCCGAGCTGGCGCTTTTGAACCTGTTTTGCCCCAGAACCGGGGCACCGCGCGCCGTGATCGACGCCGCAGGCATTACCGATATGCGCACCGGTGCGCTGACGGCCCTGGGCGCCAAATGGCTGGGGCCGAAGACCCCGAAGATCCTGGGCCATGTCGGGGCACGCGGCACTTCCTACTGGAATGTGCGGCTGCTGGATCATCTGTTCGATTTCGAGGAAATCCGCATCCATTCGCGGCGCCCCGAAAGCCGGGAGGCCTTTGCCGAACGGCTGCGCCAGGATCTGGGGAAAGACGTGACCGTGACCACCAGCTGGCAAAGCTGCCTGGAGGGCGCTGATATTCTGGTCGAGGCAACGCGGCTTAACACCCCTGCCCCGATGTTTAACCGGGCCTGGGTCAAGCCGGGTGCCTTTGTGGTGCCTTACGGAACTATGAGCACCCTGCCGCTGGATTTCATCGAGGGTTTTGACAAGCTTGTCATGGATGATCTGGGTCAGATGCGCGCCGGGCATCTGGGGGCGCTGCGGCCGCATATCGATGCGGGCCTGGTCAGCGAAGAGACGTTTTATGCCGAGATCGGCGAAATCGCTGCAGGGCTGAAGCCGGGACGCGAAGCGGACAGCGAAACCATTCTGTTCTGGCACCGCGGCATGTCCACAAGCGATATCGCCCTTGGGGCAAAGATACTGGAGCGCGCCAGAGAGCTGGGGATCGTTCAAAACCTGCTGTACCGGGATGCCTGA
- a CDS encoding LysR substrate-binding domain-containing protein produces the protein MSVTPVFGHDGVCAMSLQTEKCEAGQSFFDSERAASMLLPPLNALKAFEAAVRLGGFTPAASELGVSPAAVSMQVKNAEAFLGKTLFHRLNNRLLLTDAGRTYYPAISEALTAISTVTENLIETEARSGLAVSTIQSLAENWVAPAISRFREAFPGTGIELRIEADPVDLLNTRTDLRITYESHLYPQHTQLPLFKDVAHPFCTQAFYDSHVAGSGIAAVPDALLIHTDWGEQYASHPTWANWFRAAGLARNPNMRKGLRVGGAAVALELARQGAGIALVPKMLAEAKHPASLGVVVGEPGLPLPYAYFAIVPHSAAHQTGAAEKNVPLQVFLEELIPKDAPEETH, from the coding sequence ATGTCCGTCACTCCCGTTTTTGGGCATGATGGCGTTTGTGCGATGTCTTTACAGACCGAAAAATGTGAAGCTGGCCAAAGTTTTTTTGATTCAGAAAGGGCCGCTTCCATGCTCCTTCCTCCATTGAATGCACTCAAAGCATTCGAGGCTGCAGTGCGTTTGGGCGGGTTCACGCCAGCGGCGTCCGAACTCGGCGTATCGCCTGCCGCAGTCAGCATGCAGGTCAAGAATGCAGAGGCATTTCTTGGGAAAACGCTGTTTCACCGGTTGAATAACCGTCTGCTGCTGACCGATGCCGGGCGGACCTATTACCCGGCAATTTCCGAAGCATTGACGGCCATATCGACGGTCACGGAGAATCTCATTGAAACTGAGGCCCGCTCCGGCCTTGCGGTCAGCACAATCCAGTCTTTGGCAGAAAACTGGGTCGCCCCCGCCATTTCACGCTTTCGGGAGGCGTTTCCCGGCACCGGGATCGAGCTGCGGATCGAAGCTGACCCGGTCGACCTGTTGAATACGCGTACCGATCTTAGGATAACCTATGAGAGCCATCTTTATCCGCAGCACACCCAGCTGCCATTGTTCAAAGATGTGGCCCATCCGTTTTGCACGCAAGCGTTTTACGACAGTCATGTAGCAGGATCCGGGATTGCCGCAGTGCCGGACGCTTTGCTGATACATACTGATTGGGGAGAGCAGTATGCGTCGCATCCGACCTGGGCAAATTGGTTCCGGGCCGCTGGCCTGGCCAGAAACCCGAACATGCGCAAAGGCCTGCGTGTCGGCGGCGCTGCGGTAGCCCTGGAGCTTGCCAGACAGGGGGCAGGCATTGCATTGGTGCCAAAGATGCTGGCGGAGGCCAAGCATCCCGCCAGTCTTGGCGTCGTGGTTGGTGAACCTGGCCTGCCGCTGCCGTACGCCTATTTTGCCATCGTGCCGCATTCTGCTGCTCATCAAACCGGTGCGGCTGAGAAGAACGTGCCGCTGCAGGTGTTTCTGGAGGAATTGATTCCGAAGGATGCACCTGAAGAAACGCACTAG
- a CDS encoding MBL fold metallo-hydrolase, with translation MQAPDEFNPQAGLAEELEPGLRRILAPNPSPMTYRGTNTYVIGTGGLAVIDPGPESEPHLAAILAAVQPDQRITHIIVTHSHLDHSPLSRALAQATGAPVYAFGGPAAGRSAVMRQLAADGLAGGGEGIDTGFSPDITVGDGEMIRGDGWELEVLHTPGHLGNHIALAWNDACFTADHVMGWASSLVSPPDGDLTDFMASCRRLRQRSWRVFHPGHGAPIFDPAGRLDWLIAHRESREAAILDVLLIAPASAASLARQIYTETPPALLKAAERNVFAHLVDLTGRKLTASQGVLSATAVFEQRGG, from the coding sequence ATGCAGGCACCGGATGAATTCAACCCGCAGGCAGGCCTGGCCGAGGAGCTGGAGCCAGGCCTGCGCCGCATTCTGGCGCCTAATCCTTCGCCGATGACCTATCGCGGCACCAATACCTATGTGATCGGCACCGGCGGCCTGGCCGTCATTGATCCGGGGCCGGAGTCCGAACCGCATCTTGCCGCGATCCTGGCCGCTGTGCAGCCGGACCAAAGGATTACCCATATCATCGTGACCCACAGCCACCTGGACCATTCGCCGCTGTCCCGGGCGCTGGCCCAGGCAACCGGTGCGCCGGTCTATGCCTTTGGCGGGCCCGCAGCCGGGCGCAGCGCGGTCATGCGGCAGCTGGCCGCCGACGGGCTGGCCGGCGGCGGTGAAGGCATCGACACCGGATTCTCTCCTGACATAACAGTCGGCGACGGCGAAATGATCCGAGGCGACGGCTGGGAACTGGAGGTCCTCCACACGCCCGGCCACCTCGGCAATCACATCGCCCTGGCTTGGAATGATGCCTGTTTCACCGCCGATCATGTGATGGGCTGGGCCAGTTCGCTGGTGTCGCCGCCGGATGGCGACCTGACGGATTTCATGGCCTCCTGCCGCCGCCTGCGCCAGCGCAGCTGGCGTGTTTTCCACCCAGGCCACGGCGCGCCGATTTTTGATCCTGCCGGACGGCTCGACTGGCTGATCGCCCACCGCGAATCCCGCGAGGCCGCAATTCTGGACGTGCTTCTAATCGCGCCGGCCAGCGCAGCCTCCTTAGCCCGGCAGATCTATACCGAGACCCCGCCGGCTTTGCTAAAGGCAGCTGAGCGCAACGTTTTCGCTCACCTTGTTGACCTCACCGGCCGCAAGTTGACCGCGTCGCAAGGCGTCCTTTCCGCCACCGCCGTATTCGAACAGCGCGGCGGTTGA